The Polaribacter tangerinus genome has a segment encoding these proteins:
- a CDS encoding LysE family translocator: protein MDIYDLKNALLIGFFMAFMIGPVFFMLIQISILKGARAAVMFNIGVILGDLSFILIAYYGSRSVLEKIKDDPRLFFLGGLVLIIYGLITYLEKENKKEALAAAEIVNVPVKNNYLKLLLKGFFLNFINVGVLAFWFGTVLVIGPTLKMNQDAIFWYFGAILLGYFITDLGKIFLAKQLKNKMTPNVILRVKKIMGIILIICGVFLMLKGFIPNEKIEEFIQ, encoded by the coding sequence ATGGATATTTACGACCTAAAAAACGCACTTTTAATTGGTTTCTTTATGGCTTTTATGATAGGGCCAGTATTTTTTATGCTCATTCAAATTAGTATTCTAAAAGGTGCCAGGGCAGCAGTAATGTTTAATATTGGGGTAATTTTAGGCGATTTATCTTTTATATTAATTGCCTACTACGGAAGTAGATCTGTTCTAGAGAAAATAAAAGACGACCCCAGATTATTCTTTTTAGGTGGGTTGGTTTTAATTATTTATGGCCTCATTACTTACCTCGAAAAAGAAAACAAAAAAGAGGCATTAGCCGCCGCAGAAATTGTAAATGTTCCCGTAAAGAACAACTATTTAAAACTGCTTTTAAAAGGCTTTTTTTTAAACTTTATAAATGTGGGTGTATTGGCATTTTGGTTTGGAACAGTGTTAGTTATTGGTCCTACATTAAAAATGAATCAGGATGCAATTTTTTGGTATTTCGGAGCTATTTTATTGGGCTATTTTATAACTGACTTAGGAAAAATATTTCTAGCAAAACAGCTAAAAAATAAAATGACTCCCAATGTTATTCTTCGTGTAAAAAAAATAATGGGAATTATTTTAATTATTTGTGGCGTATTTCTAATGCTTAAAGGATTTATCCCTAACGAAAAAATTGAGGAATTTATTCAGTAA
- a CDS encoding ferredoxin--NADP reductase: MAEFYNVHIQEVKSETANAVSVAFTIPENLKSKFQFKAGQYITLKKTINNQEVRRAYSVCSTPESGEVRVAIKKVENGLFSTYATTLLKAGDAIEITAPEGRFLLEPSANKNYIGIAAGSGITPILSMLKTVLSSEKTATFTLVYGNKTINDTLFFEELKQLKETYSSQFKLHFIFSREEVKNELRGRIDQNVTNYFVKNMYKETIFDAAFLCGPEEMIHEVSSTLENNNISKNNIHFELFTVSENKEASAAVKEGTTEITVLLDDEETTFVMAQTDDILAASLRNELDPPYSCQGGVCSSCLGKVTEGKAVMVKNSILTDSEIEEGLVLTCQAYPTTEKVTIDFDDV, translated from the coding sequence ATGGCAGAATTTTATAACGTACACATACAAGAAGTAAAATCAGAAACCGCAAATGCGGTTTCTGTGGCATTTACCATTCCCGAAAATTTAAAATCGAAATTTCAATTTAAAGCAGGACAATACATTACGCTTAAAAAAACCATTAATAATCAAGAAGTAAGAAGAGCATATTCTGTATGTTCCACTCCCGAAAGTGGAGAGGTTAGAGTGGCTATTAAAAAAGTTGAGAATGGTTTGTTTTCTACCTACGCAACTACCCTGTTAAAAGCTGGAGATGCCATAGAAATTACAGCACCAGAAGGCCGATTTTTACTGGAACCGTCTGCAAACAAAAACTATATAGGTATTGCTGCCGGATCTGGAATTACCCCTATATTATCGATGTTAAAAACAGTTTTATCATCAGAAAAAACAGCTACTTTTACCCTAGTTTATGGTAACAAAACCATAAATGATACCTTATTTTTTGAGGAATTAAAACAGCTTAAAGAAACGTATTCTTCGCAATTTAAATTACATTTTATTTTTAGTAGAGAGGAAGTTAAAAATGAACTTCGTGGAAGAATTGACCAAAATGTAACCAACTACTTTGTTAAAAACATGTATAAGGAAACTATTTTTGATGCTGCTTTTTTATGTGGCCCAGAAGAAATGATACATGAAGTTTCTAGCACCTTAGAAAATAATAATATTTCAAAAAATAATATTCACTTTGAACTATTTACAGTTTCTGAAAACAAAGAAGCAAGTGCTGCTGTAAAAGAAGGAACCACAGAAATTACCGTGTTATTAGACGATGAGGAAACTACTTTTGTAATGGCGCAAACAGATGATATATTAGCAGCAAGTTTACGTAACGAATTAGACCCACCCTATTCTTGTCAGGGAGGTGTGTGTAGCTCTTGTCTTGGAAAAGTAACAGAAGGAAAAGCAGTAATGGTAAAAAACTCAATTTTAACAGATAGCGAAATTGAAGAAGGCCTTGTTCTTACTTGTCAAGCATATCCTACAACAGAAAAAGTTACTATAGATTTTGACGACGTATAA
- a CDS encoding aspartate-semialdehyde dehydrogenase, with product MKVAVVGATGMVGTVMLQVLEERNLPITELIPVASEKSAGKKINFKGKQYTIVTLAEAVKMSPEIALFSAGGDTSLEWAPKFAAVGTTVIDNSSAWRMDVDKKLVVPEINGDVLSADDKIIANPNCSTIQLVMALAPLHKRYKMKRVVISTYQSVSGTGVKAVKQLVNEEAGIEGEMAYPHKIGRNALPHCDVFLDNGYTKEEMKLVKEPKKILNDSSFSVTATAVRIPTAGGHSEAVNVQFENDFDLQEVREILNNTPGVIVQDDLKNNVYPMPVNAHNKDEVFVGRIRRDESQENTLNLWIVADNLRKGAATNTVQIAEYLVQHRLV from the coding sequence ATGAAAGTAGCTGTAGTAGGTGCCACCGGAATGGTAGGCACAGTAATGTTGCAAGTATTAGAGGAGCGTAATTTACCAATAACAGAGCTTATACCGGTAGCCTCAGAAAAATCTGCTGGTAAAAAAATAAACTTTAAAGGCAAACAATATACTATTGTAACGTTAGCTGAGGCAGTAAAAATGAGTCCAGAAATTGCATTGTTTTCTGCTGGTGGTGATACATCTTTAGAATGGGCACCAAAATTTGCTGCTGTTGGCACAACAGTTATAGATAATTCTTCGGCTTGGAGAATGGATGTTGATAAAAAATTAGTAGTCCCAGAAATTAATGGAGATGTTTTATCGGCTGATGATAAAATTATTGCAAATCCGAATTGCTCTACTATACAATTGGTCATGGCACTTGCACCTTTGCATAAAAGGTACAAAATGAAGCGTGTGGTAATTTCTACCTACCAATCGGTTTCTGGTACTGGTGTTAAAGCGGTAAAACAATTAGTTAATGAAGAAGCTGGCATTGAAGGAGAAATGGCTTATCCTCACAAAATTGGTAGAAATGCCTTGCCACATTGCGATGTTTTTTTAGACAATGGATACACGAAAGAAGAAATGAAATTGGTTAAAGAACCTAAGAAAATTTTAAACGATTCTTCTTTTTCTGTAACTGCTACTGCAGTTAGAATTCCTACTGCTGGTGGTCATTCAGAAGCCGTAAATGTTCAGTTCGAAAATGATTTCGATTTGCAAGAAGTTCGAGAAATTCTTAACAATACTCCTGGTGTAATTGTTCAAGATGATCTAAAAAATAATGTATATCCAATGCCTGTAAATGCACATAACAAAGACGAAGTTTTTGTAGGTAGAATTAGAAGAGACGAATCTCAAGAAAATACCTTAAATTTGTGGATTGTTGCAGATAACCTTAGAAAAGGTGCTGCTACTAATACCGTTCAAATTGCTGAGTATTTAGTTCAGCATCGTTTAGTTTAA
- a CDS encoding rhodanese-related sulfurtransferase — MQLYNKLSAKERAALIDEAGKDRLTISFYQYYKIENPQLFRDKLFLEWNALEVLGRIYVSSEGINAQLSVPSENLYALKDQLDSISFLKDIRLNIAIEQHNKSFLKLKVKVRDKIVADGLNDDTFDVTNKGVHLNAKEFNEMLVNPDTICVDMRNHYESEIGHFDGAITPDVDTFRDSLDIIEEDLKDNKEDKNLLMYCTGGIRCEKASAYYKHKGFKNVFQLEGGIIEYTRQVKEQGIENKFIGKNFVFDHRRAEKITEDVIANCHQCGAPCDTHTNCANEGCHLLFIQCDACSEKMENTCSTDCQEIIHLPYDAQKELRKGKHASNKIFKKGRSEVLKFKR; from the coding sequence ATGCAACTGTACAATAAGTTAAGTGCCAAAGAGCGCGCTGCATTAATAGATGAGGCTGGCAAAGACCGCCTAACAATTTCTTTTTATCAATATTATAAAATAGAAAACCCACAATTATTTAGAGATAAATTGTTTTTAGAGTGGAACGCTTTAGAGGTACTTGGGCGAATTTATGTTTCTTCTGAAGGTATAAATGCACAACTCTCTGTGCCATCAGAAAATTTATATGCTTTAAAAGATCAATTAGATAGTATTTCTTTTTTAAAAGATATTCGATTAAACATTGCTATAGAGCAACACAACAAGTCTTTTTTAAAATTAAAAGTAAAAGTACGCGATAAAATTGTTGCAGATGGTTTAAATGATGATACGTTTGACGTAACCAATAAGGGAGTGCATTTAAATGCTAAGGAATTTAACGAAATGCTCGTAAATCCTGATACCATTTGTGTAGATATGCGAAACCATTATGAGAGTGAAATAGGGCATTTTGATGGCGCAATTACTCCAGATGTAGATACGTTTAGAGATTCTTTAGATATTATCGAAGAAGATTTAAAAGACAATAAAGAAGATAAAAATTTATTGATGTATTGTACTGGCGGTATTCGTTGCGAAAAAGCATCTGCCTATTATAAACACAAGGGTTTTAAGAATGTTTTTCAGTTAGAAGGTGGTATTATAGAATATACAAGACAGGTAAAAGAACAAGGAATTGAAAATAAATTTATTGGTAAAAATTTTGTGTTTGATCATCGAAGGGCAGAAAAAATTACAGAAGATGTAATTGCAAATTGTCACCAATGTGGTGCTCCCTGTGATACTCATACAAATTGTGCTAACGAGGGCTGCCATTTGCTTTTTATACAATGTGATGCTTGTTCAGAGAAAATGGAAAATACATGTTCTACAGATTGTCAAGAAATTATTCATTTGCCTTATGACGCTCAAAAAGAACTTAGAAAAGGCAAACACGCCAGCAATAAAATCTTTAAAAAAGGTAGAAGTGAGGTGTTGAAGTTTAAGAGATAG
- a CDS encoding outer membrane beta-barrel protein, which produces MKKKKELLNEIKVNAKLAVSIKKDTVTYQTDKFITGEERKLRDVLKKLPGIEVDRKGNVFSQGKRVTKVLVENKQFFTGDSKLAVNNIPANAVNEIEILDNYNEVAILKGLEDSNELAMNIKLKEDKKKFWFGDVEVGLGITDRKVLHPSLFYYSPKKSINFIGDLNNTGKKSFTFKDYLDFEGGYSKILLNPKAYFSKLNDDFSQFLNNDNFKDSNHTFGGFNINYTLNDHTDLIGYTIYSKSDNELENQNNNIYLNNNGSLNEFRVQRQNPNNEFVINKITLDNTQEDGTKFKATSFLKYSKNSTLNEIETTFNTIQNNIFTNLNAESISFRQDLEFYKSITEKQTITFLSNFNYAKGTTNINWNTNNNVFQNLIPIINEDNFSIFKDKNTNSQSVSSLLKHYWVLGNFLHLYTTLGADYYNDNYFTDEYQQLTDSSLNNFADAGFGNDINFKFANTYVGSNIKFQKDKLIFNAGLFYHNYIRNTKQFNTKQSLDKKYILPEITLKYNIKRSEKINFRYNLKVRFPSVTKLIENYTLTNFNSIYRGNSDLENELYHQFSLYYYKFSMSKKLNYNLSLSYKKTNNGIRNTNTLEGINFISEPILIRNADENISFNGRVSKNYGDFKLSLNGSNSYSKFLQVLNTVLQTNTSKSYSLGGNIKTNFYKLPNLEISYEKSFDNYLTELNETNFENDNLDINIEYDFLKDFIFNSNYSLQKFKNISQNSGNQNYFLNASLYYQKENSLWGFEVSANNILNNKFRRNSSFTDFLVSDNRTFILPRIIMFKVSYKLD; this is translated from the coding sequence TTGAAAAAAAAAAAAGAACTTCTAAATGAAATTAAAGTAAACGCAAAATTAGCTGTCAGCATAAAAAAAGACACTGTTACCTACCAAACAGATAAATTTATAACTGGTGAAGAACGTAAACTTAGAGATGTTTTAAAAAAACTACCTGGTATTGAAGTAGATAGAAAAGGAAATGTGTTTTCCCAAGGAAAAAGAGTGACAAAAGTATTGGTAGAAAATAAACAATTTTTTACAGGAGATAGCAAATTAGCTGTAAATAACATACCAGCAAATGCTGTAAATGAAATTGAAATTTTAGACAATTACAATGAAGTTGCTATTTTAAAAGGATTGGAAGATTCTAATGAATTAGCAATGAATATAAAATTAAAAGAAGATAAAAAAAAGTTTTGGTTTGGAGATGTAGAAGTAGGTTTAGGTATTACAGATAGAAAGGTATTACACCCAAGTTTATTTTATTATAGCCCAAAAAAAAGCATCAATTTTATTGGAGACTTAAACAATACAGGTAAAAAATCTTTTACTTTTAAAGATTATTTAGATTTTGAAGGTGGTTACAGTAAAATATTACTAAATCCTAAAGCATATTTCTCTAAACTAAATGATGATTTTTCTCAATTTTTAAACAATGATAATTTTAAAGACAGCAACCATACATTTGGTGGTTTTAATATAAACTATACACTAAATGATCATACAGATTTAATTGGTTATACTATTTATTCTAAAAGTGATAATGAATTAGAAAATCAGAATAATAACATTTACCTAAATAATAATGGGAGTTTAAATGAATTTAGAGTTCAAAGACAAAACCCAAATAATGAGTTTGTTATTAATAAAATTACATTAGACAACACCCAAGAAGATGGTACAAAATTTAAAGCTACTTCTTTTTTAAAATATTCTAAAAATAGTACCTTAAACGAAATAGAAACAACTTTTAACACCATACAAAATAATATTTTTACAAATTTAAATGCAGAAAGTATAAGTTTTAGACAAGATTTAGAATTCTATAAATCTATAACAGAAAAACAAACCATTACTTTTTTATCTAATTTTAATTACGCAAAAGGTACAACCAATATTAATTGGAATACTAATAATAATGTTTTTCAAAACCTTATCCCTATAATTAATGAAGATAATTTTTCTATTTTTAAAGATAAAAACACAAACTCACAAAGCGTTTCTTCTTTATTAAAACATTATTGGGTTTTAGGTAATTTTTTGCACCTTTATACTACTTTAGGTGCAGATTATTATAATGACAATTATTTTACAGATGAATATCAACAGCTTACAGATAGTTCTTTAAATAATTTTGCAGACGCTGGTTTTGGTAATGATATAAATTTCAAATTTGCAAATACATATGTAGGTAGCAATATAAAATTCCAAAAAGATAAATTGATTTTTAATGCGGGTTTATTTTATCATAATTATATAAGAAATACAAAACAATTTAACACAAAACAATCTTTAGATAAAAAATATATTTTACCAGAAATAACATTAAAATATAATATTAAAAGAAGTGAAAAAATAAATTTTAGATACAATTTAAAAGTTAGATTTCCGTCTGTAACAAAATTGATAGAAAATTATACTTTAACCAATTTTAATAGTATTTACAGAGGTAATTCTGATTTGGAGAATGAATTGTATCATCAATTTTCATTGTATTATTATAAATTTAGCATGTCTAAAAAGCTAAATTATAACCTTTCGTTATCTTACAAAAAAACAAATAATGGCATTAGAAATACAAATACTTTAGAAGGTATTAATTTTATTTCTGAACCTATCTTAATTAGAAATGCAGATGAAAACATTTCTTTTAATGGAAGGGTTAGTAAAAATTATGGCGATTTTAAACTTTCTTTAAATGGTAGCAACTCTTATTCGAAATTTCTACAAGTTTTAAATACCGTTTTACAAACAAACACCTCTAAAAGCTATTCTTTAGGAGGTAACATAAAAACGAATTTTTATAAGTTACCAAATTTAGAAATTTCATATGAGAAGAGTTTTGATAATTACCTTACAGAATTAAATGAAACAAATTTTGAAAATGATAATCTAGATATAAATATTGAGTATGATTTTTTAAAAGATTTTATCTTTAATTCGAATTATTCTCTTCAAAAATTTAAAAACATATCCCAAAATTCTGGCAATCAAAACTATTTTTTGAACGCTTCTTTATATTATCAAAAAGAAAATAGTCTTTGGGGTTTTGAAGTTTCAGCAAATAATATTTTAAATAATAAGTTTAGAAGAAATAGTTCTTTTACAGATTTTCTAGTTTCAGACAATAGAACTTTTATACTTCCAAGAATTATAATGTTTAAGGTAAGTTATAAATTAGATTAA
- a CDS encoding carboxypeptidase-like regulatory domain-containing protein, with protein sequence MIILNNKFYKIFFYSLFITQNLFTQSLIKYKGKILDNLNQPISYANIIAEPKGNTNIKYTFSDENGNFELSLMKGITYNISITCLGFKKKKIKFTANKNFSKNYILEKKKRTSK encoded by the coding sequence ATGATAATATTAAATAATAAATTTTATAAGATTTTTTTTTATTCTCTTTTTATAACCCAAAACTTATTCACGCAATCTCTAATCAAATATAAAGGCAAAATTTTAGACAACTTAAATCAACCTATAAGCTATGCAAATATAATTGCAGAACCAAAAGGAAACACAAATATTAAATATACTTTTTCTGATGAAAATGGAAACTTTGAATTATCTTTAATGAAAGGTATAACTTACAACATAAGTATTACTTGTTTAGGTTTTAAGAAAAAAAAAATAAAATTTACCGCAAATAAAAACTTTTCAAAAAATTATATTCTTGAAAAAAAAAAAAGAACTTCTAAATGA
- a CDS encoding GLPGLI family protein yields the protein MKQILTFIFICLISTINSQNTIGIEVTYLKGLKMIKDKSNTPPTILKGLSYTLKCSKTESIFKLDKKMLSDIDRENRRFIGQGGGGGVFYKNLINKEKINQIEFQNNLYLKEDIKYDWKLTNERKQIGKYLCYKAFCIYKKYDEARGINIVQNYTVWYTLDIPFQFGPAGIDGLPGLVIIAQRDGYYFIADNIKYINTPEKVLINKPKVGLEVSDKKFDSIIIKDFLKKYGKKTLEKIRGNSKKRQK from the coding sequence ATGAAACAGATACTTACCTTTATTTTTATATGTCTAATTAGTACAATAAACTCCCAAAATACAATAGGAATTGAAGTCACTTATTTAAAAGGACTAAAAATGATTAAAGATAAATCTAACACCCCCCCAACCATTTTAAAAGGATTAAGCTACACTCTAAAATGTAGTAAAACTGAAAGTATTTTCAAGTTAGACAAAAAAATGCTATCCGATATTGATAGAGAAAACAGAAGATTTATTGGACAAGGTGGTGGTGGTGGTGTTTTTTACAAAAATTTGATTAATAAAGAAAAAATAAATCAAATAGAATTTCAAAATAATCTATATTTAAAAGAAGATATTAAATATGATTGGAAACTTACGAACGAAAGAAAACAAATTGGTAAATATTTATGTTATAAAGCTTTTTGTATATATAAGAAATATGATGAGGCTAGAGGTATTAATATAGTTCAAAATTACACAGTTTGGTATACTTTAGATATTCCATTTCAATTTGGACCTGCGGGTATAGATGGTTTACCTGGTTTAGTCATAATAGCACAAAGAGATGGGTACTATTTTATTGCTGACAATATTAAATATATTAATACTCCTGAAAAAGTGTTAATCAATAAGCCTAAAGTAGGTTTAGAAGTTTCAGACAAAAAATTTGATTCAATTATTATTAAAGACTTTCTAAAGAAATATGGAAAAAAAACTTTAGAAAAAATAAGAGGTAATTCGAAAAAAAGACAGAAATAA
- a CDS encoding PSP1 domain-containing protein, translating to MACGSCGTTENGVPRGCKSNGNCGTGTCGSGSKLAVFDWLANMTLPSGEERFNIFEVRFKNGRKHFYKNPDNLPITMGDIVAVEGNPGHDIGTVSLAGELVKVQMKKRKITEDHEDVKKIYRKASQRDIDIWQQARAKEEETQRRGREILGRLGLQMKLSDVEYQGDGNKATFYYTAESRVDFRQLIRDLASAFSIRVEMKQVGARQEAARLGGVGSCGRELCCSTWLTDFRKVTTSAARYQQLSLNPLKLAGQCGKLKCCLNFELDTYLDALKTFPKQDVVLKTEKGEAVFVKMDIFKKQLWYTYKEERFKWFQLTLDQVLEIIALNKKNEKSMSLEEYESDIEIPVKVDFEDAVGQDSLTRFDAPKKSKRRKNNRNKNKKKPVIAATTKTAPANNTKKRPQRKPQVKAAAKSLDKTATNKPLEKSNKQKHKPRPRPKAKASNNNNSSKPSADNAEVKKPNKPRNSNNKNRKNSSSKDANNSEK from the coding sequence ATGGCATGTGGAAGTTGCGGTACAACAGAAAATGGCGTACCAAGAGGATGTAAAAGTAATGGAAATTGTGGTACAGGAACTTGTGGAAGTGGTAGTAAATTAGCCGTTTTCGATTGGTTGGCAAACATGACATTGCCTTCTGGTGAAGAGCGTTTTAATATTTTTGAAGTCCGTTTTAAAAACGGAAGAAAACATTTTTATAAAAATCCAGACAATTTACCCATAACCATGGGAGATATTGTGGCTGTAGAAGGCAACCCTGGGCACGATATTGGTACAGTTTCTTTGGCAGGAGAATTGGTAAAAGTGCAAATGAAAAAGCGCAAAATTACTGAAGACCATGAAGATGTAAAGAAAATTTACAGAAAAGCAAGCCAAAGAGACATAGATATTTGGCAACAGGCAAGAGCCAAAGAAGAAGAAACCCAAAGAAGAGGAAGAGAAATTTTAGGCCGTTTAGGCTTGCAGATGAAATTGTCTGACGTAGAGTATCAAGGAGATGGTAATAAAGCAACCTTTTATTACACTGCAGAATCGCGTGTAGATTTTAGGCAATTAATTAGAGATTTAGCGAGTGCATTTTCTATTCGTGTAGAAATGAAACAAGTTGGTGCAAGACAAGAAGCAGCACGTTTAGGTGGTGTAGGGTCTTGTGGTAGAGAGCTTTGCTGTTCTACTTGGCTTACAGATTTTAGAAAAGTAACCACTTCTGCGGCACGTTACCAGCAATTGTCTTTAAATCCTTTAAAGTTAGCAGGGCAATGTGGAAAATTAAAGTGTTGTTTAAATTTTGAATTAGATACCTATTTAGATGCTTTAAAAACTTTCCCGAAACAAGATGTGGTACTAAAAACAGAAAAAGGAGAAGCTGTTTTTGTAAAAATGGATATTTTTAAAAAGCAGTTATGGTATACTTACAAAGAAGAACGTTTTAAATGGTTTCAGTTAACTTTAGACCAGGTTTTAGAAATTATAGCTTTAAATAAGAAAAACGAAAAATCAATGTCTTTAGAAGAATATGAATCTGACATTGAAATTCCGGTAAAAGTCGATTTTGAAGATGCAGTTGGTCAAGATAGTTTAACGCGTTTCGATGCGCCAAAAAAGAGTAAGAGACGAAAAAATAATAGAAATAAAAATAAGAAAAAGCCGGTAATAGCAGCCACTACAAAAACAGCGCCTGCAAACAACACAAAAAAAAGACCACAACGAAAGCCTCAGGTAAAAGCAGCAGCAAAATCATTAGACAAAACAGCTACCAATAAACCGCTAGAAAAATCGAACAAACAAAAACACAAGCCAAGACCAAGACCAAAGGCAAAGGCTTCTAACAACAATAATTCTTCTAAACCTTCGGCAGATAATGCAGAAGTAAAGAAACCTAATAAACCTAGAAATAGCAATAATAAAAACCGTAAAAATTCGAGCTCGAAAGATGCAAATAATTCAGAAAAATAA
- a CDS encoding gliding motility lipoprotein GldH, giving the protein MQIIQKNNIIFLIMAFFLMSSCTDNIVFNQYKSIEDASWSATKNIDFEFSVSDTTSANNLFINLRNNSNYSFSNLYLITTLKFPNSTSVIDTLQYEMTTPSGAFLGTGFSEIKDNKLFYRQQKVFPFSGNYIFSVRHAMRKNGEIHPIKKLEGIQEVGFSIEKTK; this is encoded by the coding sequence ATGCAAATAATTCAGAAAAATAATATAATCTTTCTTATTATGGCCTTTTTTTTAATGTCTAGCTGTACAGATAATATTGTATTTAATCAATACAAAAGTATAGAAGATGCCTCTTGGAGCGCAACTAAAAATATCGATTTCGAATTTTCGGTATCAGATACCACATCGGCAAATAACCTATTTATAAATTTAAGAAATAACAGTAACTATTCATTTAGTAATTTATATTTAATAACCACACTCAAATTTCCTAACAGTACGAGCGTAATAGACACCCTTCAGTATGAAATGACAACACCATCAGGAGCTTTTTTAGGAACCGGTTTTTCAGAAATTAAAGACAACAAACTTTTTTACAGGCAACAAAAAGTTTTTCCTTTTTCTGGAAATTACATTTTTTCTGTAAGGCATGCCATGAGAAAAAATGGAGAAATCCATCCTATAAAAAAATTAGAAGGTATACAAGAAGTTGGGTTTAGCATCGAGAAAACGAAGTAA